TACCCATTGTCTGCAAGTCCATTTAtgtgaaaggaaaaagaaaatcagaGATTTAACATTTAAAGTTAGACACATGCTAACTTGGcacaataataaataagtaaataaacaaATCTTTACCTTGTAACATCCTGGGACAATGTTCTGCAAGCACCTAAGTTTTTCATTGATTTTCCCTCTTCTAACCTGAATaccaataaatgaaaaatatgtattaacCCACGTTTATCTTAACCAGCATAAAAATTAGAGTAAATATAGTCTCTGTAACGAGagtataaaatgtttttatattgtCATATAAACACAAATCattatgataagtttgttaacttttagGATAAACATCTTAAAAGTCACAAATGATGAAGGAGATTAAGAAAATATACCCTTTCTGCTAAACTGTGACTATCAGTAGCTTGACCTCGTTTGGCTCTAACATGAACTACTTCATTCGGTTTCTTGTCTTCTATCATATTCCTTTTTACTCTCTTGCCTCTTCCACAACTCTGAACACAtgcagaacaaataaaacatCAATCACTGTGTCGTATATGTGTAAAAAACTATgcatgaagaaaataataaaatgaactaGATGAAGAAAATCTACATTTTTTGTCTTGCTTCCACTCTCAAAAACAGCAGGAGTTGAATTTGCAGAACTTGGCTCCCATATATCAGTTGCTTTCCTCTTTTGACCTTCATGGATTTCATTTTTAACTGAATTAATAATAGGAACTAAAACTGGAACTTCATTGTGATCAGGAAAATTCTCTTCCAAGTTTCCTGCAAATTCAGCTTCTGGAGAACCTAAGAAGCTTTCACAGGAGAATGGCATCATCAAGTTCTGCATTTCCATGTTGTCAATATCTAAGAAAGGAAATCTAAGACTTTGCAAATCTGCAGTGAATTCTGCCATGTGGATTTTAAGAACAAAGTTTTTGAAAGGTTTTAACTGGTATCTGGATAATGTTCCTGACACTGTTATTTATAATGTGAGATTGCAGCTACATTAACCAATAGGAGTAGTCTAACTAACCCACGTGGCAACTCAAGCTTCTTTAGTTGTGTTCCCCTGGTTGGCCCCATATACAGGAGAAATGTCCAATTTCAATATGGGCCCATGCTTTGTGAGACAAGCGCTGTAATATGGGTCAATGTTTTATGAGGAAAGCACGGTCTATTTTTTGGagcttttagaaagaaaaaaaaaacctttaattGGGATCCTATCTTTGAGATCTTTTATCAAAGTTTAAACTGTAGTGGGAAAAGGGTAGTTGTTTGTAGAAGCACATAGTTTTTCAAGTACTCTTCCCAGATTTGAACACTATGATTTATGACTCTTGAGTTTGTATTCCAGAGTGGAACTTATTCTTCTAGCTTTTAGCACTGGAAGATTTAGTCTCTTTCGACAAACATTTTCGGAAGCAAGGGCTTATTTCCTGATTTTAACTTCTAAATTCttaatcaacaac
This genomic interval from Glycine max cultivar Williams 82 chromosome 5, Glycine_max_v4.0, whole genome shotgun sequence contains the following:
- the LOC100810945 gene encoding transcription factor BEE 1 produces the protein MAEFTADLQSLRFPFLDIDNMEMQNLMMPFSCESFLGSPEAEFAGNLEENFPDHNEVPVLVPIINSVKNEIHEGQKRKATDIWEPSSANSTPAVFESGSKTKNSCGRGKRVKRNMIEDKKPNEVVHVRAKRGQATDSHSLAERVRRGKINEKLRCLQNIVPGCYKTMGMAIMLDEIINYVQSLQHQVEFLSMKLNAASTYYDFNSESDVLETMQRARASEVKELDRYVREECEGVSCFEPTWSWPL